One Deltaproteobacteria bacterium DNA window includes the following coding sequences:
- a CDS encoding DNA primase — translation MIPQDKLDEISNRLDIVALVSEYVPLKKTGRYYKGLCPFHAEKTPSFIVTPEKRIFHCFGCAEGGNLFGFLMKMENLSFPEAVKKLADRTGVVLPAFDKKDKKAREEQDSREVLYKVNRYAAWYFADCLKKPGGAAVRDYLKKRGLSLQTVEEFRLGFAPDSWEGLAHFLKSKNVPQNYAEILGLTRKRKDGSPYDFFRNRLMFPIIDFEGRIIGFGGRRVGDPRVSDPGAPADEAKYINSPESPIYHKGLSVYGLAQAKKAIRETGEVILVEGYMDLIRLHQAGIQNCVAPLGTALTLSQINTLRRSAEKFTLMFDGDTAGKKAAERALWLLFEAGFHPRLVSLPDGEDPDSFIQRHGGEKLRRVISGAGPAMEELLSEGLQNSGLKVSDRVESAKRLLPFIEALPSELEKKGYLSRVSQFLGTDEVSLKSLKARQKGEAHTLTPGRIPERKISLERILLELYVRDPCAVAGVLNRELFQQFEDENLKMLALTVEENFSRLRSAGLERFLNGGSGFEPALVSELAVASELWPEGEDLKKAAADCLNRWKLEKLKGELKKITREVQMAELRENKDQIFELLVRKDELAKGIRQLQQNN, via the coding sequence ATGATTCCCCAGGACAAACTTGATGAAATCTCCAATCGGCTTGATATCGTCGCGCTGGTTTCCGAATATGTCCCGCTGAAAAAAACCGGCAGGTATTACAAAGGGTTGTGCCCTTTCCATGCGGAAAAGACCCCCTCTTTCATCGTCACCCCCGAAAAGCGGATTTTTCACTGTTTTGGATGCGCGGAGGGGGGAAACCTCTTCGGCTTTCTGATGAAGATGGAAAATCTCTCTTTTCCCGAGGCGGTGAAAAAGCTGGCCGACCGGACTGGGGTGGTTCTTCCGGCATTCGACAAAAAAGACAAAAAAGCGAGGGAGGAACAGGACAGTCGGGAGGTTCTCTACAAGGTCAACCGGTACGCCGCCTGGTATTTTGCCGACTGCCTGAAAAAACCGGGCGGCGCGGCCGTCCGCGACTACCTGAAAAAAAGGGGCCTCTCTTTGCAGACTGTCGAGGAATTCCGTCTCGGCTTTGCCCCGGACTCGTGGGAGGGACTGGCCCATTTTTTGAAATCAAAAAATGTCCCGCAGAATTACGCCGAAATCCTGGGTTTGACCCGCAAACGAAAAGACGGATCGCCCTATGATTTTTTTCGAAACCGCCTGATGTTTCCCATCATCGATTTCGAGGGAAGAATCATCGGCTTCGGCGGCCGAAGGGTCGGTGACCCAAGGGTCAGTGACCCAGGGGCCCCCGCTGACGAGGCCAAATACATCAACTCGCCGGAGTCGCCCATCTATCACAAAGGCTTGAGCGTCTACGGGTTGGCTCAAGCCAAAAAGGCCATCCGTGAGACCGGAGAGGTGATTCTGGTGGAAGGGTATATGGACTTGATCCGCCTCCATCAGGCGGGGATTCAAAATTGCGTCGCGCCCCTCGGGACAGCGCTCACCCTTTCGCAGATCAACACCTTGCGACGAAGCGCCGAAAAGTTTACCCTCATGTTCGACGGCGACACGGCCGGAAAAAAAGCGGCCGAGCGGGCCCTTTGGCTTTTGTTTGAGGCGGGCTTTCACCCCCGCCTGGTTTCTCTTCCGGACGGGGAGGATCCGGATTCATTCATCCAGCGCCACGGCGGAGAAAAATTAAGACGGGTCATCTCCGGCGCGGGCCCGGCCATGGAAGAATTGCTTTCCGAGGGGCTCCAAAACAGCGGCCTTAAAGTGAGCGATCGGGTGGAGTCCGCCAAACGCTTGCTCCCCTTTATCGAGGCGCTCCCTTCGGAACTTGAAAAAAAGGGGTATCTCTCCCGCGTATCCCAGTTTTTGGGAACAGACGAGGTTTCGCTCAAGTCTCTCAAGGCCCGGCAAAAAGGGGAGGCGCATACCCTGACCCCCGGCAGGATTCCGGAGCGAAAGATTTCGCTTGAAAGAATCCTGTTGGAGCTTTATGTCAGAGACCCTTGCGCGGTGGCGGGCGTTCTTAACCGGGAATTATTCCAACAATTTGAAGACGAAAACCTGAAGATGCTCGCGCTGACGGTGGAAGAAAATTTCTCCCGGTTGCGATCTGCGGGCCTCGAAAGATTTTTGAACGGGGGCTCCGGTTTCGAACCGGCGCTTGTCAGCGAACTGGCGGTTGCCAGCGAATTATGGCCGGAAGGAGAGGATCTGAAAAAAGCGGCCGCCGATTGCTTAAACCGCTGGAAGCTCGAAAAGTTGAAAGGCGAACTGAAAAAAATCACCCGTGAAGTCCAGATGGCCGAGTTGAGGGAAAACAAAGACCAAATTTTCGAACTCCTGGTCCGAAAAGACGAACTGGCCAAGGGGATCAGGCAACTGCAACAAAATAATTAA
- a CDS encoding GatB/YqeY domain-containing protein, giving the protein MNIIQKLDEEIKQAMKAQNSVRLGALRLIKTSVKNKEIELIHPLSEAEFFACLSTMVKQRHESIDQFKKGNRADLVKKEEDELRVIEDFLPKPFSEGEIDALVAEAVSATGAKGPKDMGTVMKALKEKTAGRADGKLLSEKVKQKLSSLS; this is encoded by the coding sequence ATGAACATCATTCAAAAACTGGATGAAGAAATCAAACAGGCCATGAAGGCGCAGAATTCCGTCCGCCTCGGCGCCCTCCGGCTGATCAAGACATCGGTGAAAAACAAGGAAATCGAGCTGATCCACCCCCTTTCCGAAGCCGAATTCTTCGCGTGTCTTTCCACCATGGTCAAGCAGAGGCACGAGTCGATTGACCAGTTTAAAAAAGGGAACCGCGCCGATCTGGTCAAAAAGGAAGAAGATGAACTTCGCGTCATCGAGGATTTCCTTCCCAAACCGTTCAGTGAAGGCGAAATCGACGCGCTGGTCGCCGAGGCGGTCTCCGCAACCGGAGCCAAAGGTCCCAAAGACATGGGAACAGTGATGAAAGCGCTGAAGGAGAAAACCGCCGGGCGCGCGGACGGAAAACTCCTCTCCGAAAAAGTAAAACAAAAATTAAGTTCACTTTCCTAG
- a CDS encoding 30S ribosomal protein S21, translating to MTTVIVKDGESLESAIRRFKKQCEKAGIIAEIRKREHYEKPSVKKKKKSQAARKRSTRREREWEF from the coding sequence ATGACAACCGTTATTGTTAAAGACGGCGAAAGCCTCGAAAGCGCCATCCGCCGCTTTAAAAAGCAGTGCGAAAAGGCCGGCATCATCGCCGAAATCCGGAAACGCGAGCATTACGAAAAGCCCTCAGTCAAAAAGAAGAAAAAAAGCCAGGCCGCGCGCAAGCGCTCCACCCGCCGGGAACGCGAATGGGAATTTTGA
- the hisI gene encoding phosphoribosyl-AMP cyclohydrolase: MTQSLIDKLKFDANGLIPAVIQDMETSEVLMVAYMNREAVQKTLEGPYVTFYSRSRKKMWIKGETSGHTQEVKEVYYDCDADCLLVKVIQKVAACHEGYRSCFFRKIENGEGKIIAKKVFEEEKVYKK; encoded by the coding sequence ATGACTCAATCCCTGATCGATAAACTTAAATTCGACGCCAACGGCCTCATACCCGCGGTGATTCAGGACATGGAAACGAGTGAGGTCCTGATGGTCGCCTACATGAACCGCGAGGCGGTGCAAAAGACGCTTGAAGGCCCGTACGTCACCTTCTATTCCCGTTCGCGAAAAAAGATGTGGATCAAAGGGGAGACCTCCGGCCACACCCAGGAGGTGAAGGAGGTCTACTACGACTGCGACGCCGATTGCCTGCTCGTCAAGGTGATCCAGAAAGTCGCCGCCTGCCATGAGGGGTACCGGAGCTGTTTTTTCCGGAAGATCGAAAACGGCGAAGGCAAGATTATCGCCAAAAAGGTGTTTGAAGAGGAAAAGGTTTACAAGAAATAG
- a CDS encoding RNA-binding protein, producing the protein MTKKLYVGNLPYSVDDAQLNEMAAPFGAVLSASVIKDKFSGQSKGFGFVEMENDEEALKAIEALNGKDVGGRALKVNEARPMVPRDAGGGRGGRGGGRGGAGFGRDRDRGDRGNRGGYGGGGSRW; encoded by the coding sequence GTGACTAAGAAACTATATGTGGGGAATCTCCCCTATTCAGTCGATGATGCGCAGTTAAACGAAATGGCCGCCCCGTTTGGGGCGGTGTTGTCAGCCAGCGTCATTAAGGACAAATTTTCGGGCCAGTCGAAAGGCTTCGGGTTTGTCGAAATGGAAAATGACGAAGAAGCCTTAAAGGCCATTGAGGCCTTAAACGGCAAAGATGTGGGCGGAAGAGCCCTCAAGGTCAACGAGGCCCGTCCCATGGTGCCCCGTGATGCCGGTGGCGGACGCGGCGGACGCGGCGGAGGCCGGGGAGGCGCAGGCTTCGGACGCGATCGAGACCGCGGAGACCGCGGCAATCGCGGCGGTTACGGCGGCGGAGGTTCCCGCTGGTAA